One window from the genome of Oreochromis niloticus isolate F11D_XX linkage group LG20, O_niloticus_UMD_NMBU, whole genome shotgun sequence encodes:
- the LOC100691864 gene encoding glucose-induced degradation protein 8 homolog isoform X1 gives MMSYAEKPEDITKEEWMDKLNNVHIQRADMNRLIMNYLVTEGFKEAAEKFRMESGIEPSVDLDSLDERIKIREMILKGQIQEAIALINSLHPELLDTNRYLYFHLQQQHLIELIRLRETESALEFAQTQLAEQGEESRECLTEMERTLALLAFDNPEESPFGDLLNMMQRQKVWSEVNQAVLDYENRESTPKLAKLLKLLLWAQNELDQKKVKYPKMTDLSTGTIEDPK, from the exons ATGATGAGTTATGCCGAAAAGCCAGAGGACATCACAAAAGAAGAGTGGatggacaaattaaataacGTTCACATACAGAGGGCGGATATGAATCGGCTCATTATGAATTACCTGGTGACAG AGGGCTTCAAAGAGGCAGCAGAGAAGTTCCGGATGGAGTCTGGTATCGAGCCGAGTGTGGACCTGGATTCGTTGGATGAAAGGATAAAGATTAGAGAGATGATCCTGAAGGGCCAGATTCAGGAAGCTATTGCACTCATTAATAGCCTACACCCGGAGCTGCTCGACACCAATCGATACCTGTATTTTCATCTGCAG CAGCAACATTTGATTGAGTTAATCAGGCTAAGAGAAACTGAGTCAGCGCTGGAGTTTGCTCAGACACAGCTGGCAGAGCAGGGGGAGGAGAGCCGAGAGTGTTTGACAGAGATGGAGCGAACGCTAGCCCTTTTGGCATTTGACAACCCAGAAGAGTCACCCTTTGGAGATCTGCTCAACATGATGCAGCGGCAAAAG GTGTGGAGTGAGGTGAACCAGGCCGTGCTGGACTATGAAAACAGGGAGTCGACACCCAAACTGGCCAAACTGCTGAAGTTGCTGCTGTGGGCTCAAAATGAGCTGGACCAGAAGAAGGTGAAATACCCCAAAATGACTGACCTTAGCACAGGCACCATCGAGGACCCCAAGTGA
- the dnajc5aa gene encoding dnaJ (Hsp40) homolog, subfamily C, member 5aa — protein MSEQQRQRSLSTAGESLYHVLGVDKMATTDDIKRSYRKLALKFHPDKNPDNPEAADKFKEINNAHAILNDPTKRNIYDKYGSLGLYVAEQFGEENVNTYFVLSSWWAKALFVLCGLATGCYFCCCLCCCCNCCCGRCKPRPREGQEQDFYVSPEDLEAQLQSDEREAGGEPIVLQPSATETTQLTSDGHHSYRTDTGFN, from the exons ATGAGTGAGCAGCAGAGGCAGCGCTCTCTGTCCACCGCGGGTGAGTCTCTCTACCATGTGTTGGGAGTTGACAAGATGGCCACGACGGATGATATAAAGAGATCTTACAG GAAACTGGCGTTAAAGTTCCACCCTGACAAGAATCCCGACAATCCAGAGGCCGCAGATAAGTTCAAGGAGATAAACAACGCCCACGCCATCCTGAATGACCCCACGAAGCGTAACATTTACGATAAATATGGCTCTCTAGGGCTATATGTGGCCGAGCAGTTTGGAGAGGAGAATGTTAACACTTACTTTGTCCTTTCTAGCTGGTGGGCAAAG GCTCTGTTTGTATTGTGTGGCCTGGCCACTGGCTGTTACTTCTGTTGCTGCCTGTGTTGCTGCTGTAACTGCTGCTGTGGAAGATGTAAACCACGGCCTCGAGAGGGCCAGGAGCAGGACTTTTATGTGTCCCCTGAGGACCTGGAGGCTCAGCTGCAATCTGATGAGAGAG AGGCTGGTGGTGAACCTATAGTGCTGCAGCCGTCAGCGACAGAGACAACCCAGTTAACATCAGATGGGCACCACTCCTACCGCACCGACACCGGCTTCAACTAA
- the LOC100691864 gene encoding glucose-induced degradation protein 8 homolog isoform X2, producing MMSYAEKPEDITKEEWMDKLNNVHIQRADMNRLIMNYLVTEGFKEAAEKFRMESGIEPSVDLDSLDERIKIREMILKGQIQEAIALINSLHPELLDTNRYLYFHLQQQHLIELIRLRETESALEFAQTQLAEQGEESRECLTEMERTLALLAFDNPEESPFGDLLNMMQRQKLSCRFFLPSLPFSCFSRVLLTGARRSII from the exons ATGATGAGTTATGCCGAAAAGCCAGAGGACATCACAAAAGAAGAGTGGatggacaaattaaataacGTTCACATACAGAGGGCGGATATGAATCGGCTCATTATGAATTACCTGGTGACAG AGGGCTTCAAAGAGGCAGCAGAGAAGTTCCGGATGGAGTCTGGTATCGAGCCGAGTGTGGACCTGGATTCGTTGGATGAAAGGATAAAGATTAGAGAGATGATCCTGAAGGGCCAGATTCAGGAAGCTATTGCACTCATTAATAGCCTACACCCGGAGCTGCTCGACACCAATCGATACCTGTATTTTCATCTGCAG CAGCAACATTTGATTGAGTTAATCAGGCTAAGAGAAACTGAGTCAGCGCTGGAGTTTGCTCAGACACAGCTGGCAGAGCAGGGGGAGGAGAGCCGAGAGTGTTTGACAGAGATGGAGCGAACGCTAGCCCTTTTGGCATTTGACAACCCAGAAGAGTCACCCTTTGGAGATCTGCTCAACATGATGCAGCGGCAAAAG CTCTCCTGCAGATTCTTTTTGCCATCTTTACCTTTTAGCTGTTTCTCCAGGGTGCTTTTGACAGGAGCAAGGCGATCAATAATTTAA
- the LOC100696853 gene encoding tripartite motif-containing protein 16 → MLRGEMAQKGVQLHPESFSCSICLDILKDPVTVPCGHSYCMDCIKTHWDEEQGKRICSCPQCRQAFTPRPVLVKSTMLAELVEELKKTALQAASVYQRCAGPEDVACDLCTGRKLKAVKSCLVCLVSYCEQHLQPHYDVALLKKHKLADPFKRLQENICSRHSEVMKIFCRTDQQSICYVCSLDEHKGHETVSAVAERSERQRALEVSRLQIQQRIQNREKEVNVLQLEVRAMSFSADKAVEDSEKIFTELIRLIWKRSSDVKRQIRSQQETEVSRVKELQEKLEQEIAELKNKDAELKQLIDTEDHNLFLHNHPLLSPLRQPIDSSSINIRPLRYFEDVTAAVSETRNKLQDILSETWANISLIVTQVDVLLSVPKPEPRTRAGFLNYSRAITLDPNTANKWLLLSEGNRKATLMKQQQSYSNNPHRFTAWSQVLSRESLTGRCYWEVEWIGIGFHIAVAYKNIGRAGWGDECKFGRNEKSWALNCHKKAYEFWHNNSHTSISGPHFSKIGVYLDHSAGILSFYSVSETMTLLHRVHTTFTQPLYAGFWLFSDVKTTKFCKLK, encoded by the coding sequence ATGCTGAGAGGTGAAATGGCACAGAAAGGAGTTCAGCTGCACCCAGAAAGCTTCTCTTGTTCAATCTGTTTGGATATACTAAAGGATCCGGTCACAGttccctgtggacacagctactgcatgGACTGCATTAAAACCCACTGGGATGAAGAGCAGGGGAAGAGAATCTGCAGCTGCCCTCAGTGTAGGCAGGCCTTCACACCGAGACCTGTCCTGGTGAAAAGCACAATGTTAGCAGAGTTagtggaggagctgaagaagacCGCACTCCAAGCTGCTTCTGTTTATCAGCGCTGTGCTGGTCCTGAAGACGTAGCCTGCGATCTCTGCACAGGAAGAAAACTAAAAGCTGTGAAGTCCTGTTTGGTGTGCCTGGTCTCTTACTGTGAGCAGCACCTTCAGCCTCATTATGATGTGGCTcttttaaagaaacacaaactggCAGACCCCTTCAAGAGgctccaggagaacatctgctctcgtcaCAGTGAGGTGATGAAAATTTTCTGCcgtactgatcagcagagtatTTGTTATGTCTGCTCTTTAgatgaacataaaggccatGAAACGGTTTCAGCTGTAGCAGAAAGGtctgagaggcaaagagcgcttGAGGTGAGTCGACTACAAATCCAGCAAAGAATCCAGAACCGAGAGAAAGAAGTGAATGTGCTTCAGCTGGAGGTCAGGGCAATGAGTTTTTCCGCTGATAAAGCAGTAGAGGACAGTGAGAAGATATTCACTGAGCTGATTCGTCTCATCTggaaaagaagctctgatgtaAAACGGCAGatcagatcccagcaggaaactgaagtgagtcgagtcaaagagcttcaggagaagctggagcaggagattgCTGAGCTGAAGAACAaagatgctgagctgaagcagcTCATAGACACAGAGGATCACAATCTGTTTCTGCACAACCACCCCTTACTGTCACCACTCAGACAACCTATAGACTCCTCCAGCATCAATATCCGTCCTCTGAGgtactttgaggatgtgacagcagctgtgtcagaaaCCAGAAATAAGCTACAGGATATCCTGAGTGAGACATGGGCAAACATCTCACTCATAGTCACTCAAGTGGATGTTTTGCTGTCAGTTCCAAAACCAGAGCCAAGgaccagagctggattcttaAACTATTCACGTGCAATCACCTTGGacccaaacacagcaaacaaatGGCTGCTCTTATCAGAGGGGAACAGAAAGGCGACATTAATGAAACAACAGCAGTCTTATTCTAATAATCCACATCGATTCACTGCATGGTCTCAGGTCCTGAGCagagagagtctgactggacggtgttactgggaggtggagtggatAGGGATAGGATTTCACATTGCAGTCGCCTACAAAAATATTGGCAGAGCAGGGTGGGGGGATGAATGTAAATTTGGACGCAATGAGAAAAGTTGGGCTTTGAATTGTCACAAAAAAGCATATGAATTTTGGCATAACAACAGCCACACTTCCATCTCAGGTCCTCACTTCTCCAAAAtaggagtgtacctggatcacagtGCGGGCATCCTGTCCTTCTACAGTGTATCTGAAACTATGACCCTTCTCCACAGAGTCCACACCACGttcactcagccgctctatgctggaTTTTGGCTTTTCTCAGATGTGAAAACCACTAAATTCTGCAAACTCAAGTAG